Proteins from a genomic interval of Pseudoruegeria sp. SHC-113:
- a CDS encoding DbpA RNA binding domain-containing protein, translating to MTDDIEAKAAALAERISAAPVLNTEADAQARAAAALLLDAHGVEAIAAAFVAQFVAQEAAAARKPARDEKKPSVARDEFAECFWVRLSLGHDRKAEARWLLPMLLTNGKIEKAAVGAIRVRDEETFVQLDLSCEETFFAAIGESMMLEDNIEVTRLDGEPNFPSRGPRPGGRPDHRGGDRGGYKGGRDGDRGGYKGKRDGDRGGYQGGYKGKRDDDRGGYQGGYKGKRDEDRGGYQGGYKGKRDDDRGGYQGGYKGKRDDDRGGDRGGYKGKRDEDRGGYQGGYKGKRDDDRGGDKPYGGKPKSFGDKPKAYGDKPKGKGFAKPGGKPGPKPAARPNMADASVSLRKKGGGRPHTANKRG from the coding sequence ATGACCGATGACATCGAAGCCAAAGCCGCCGCGCTCGCGGAGCGCATCTCTGCCGCGCCCGTGTTGAACACGGAGGCCGATGCGCAGGCTCGGGCAGCAGCGGCGCTCCTGCTGGACGCCCATGGCGTCGAGGCCATTGCAGCGGCTTTCGTGGCGCAATTCGTGGCGCAGGAAGCGGCTGCCGCGCGCAAGCCCGCCCGCGATGAGAAGAAACCCTCTGTGGCGCGCGATGAGTTCGCCGAGTGCTTCTGGGTGCGCCTGTCGCTGGGCCATGACCGCAAGGCGGAGGCGCGCTGGCTGCTGCCGATGCTGCTGACCAACGGCAAGATCGAAAAAGCCGCCGTGGGCGCGATCCGCGTGCGCGACGAGGAAACCTTCGTGCAGCTCGATCTCTCCTGCGAGGAGACCTTCTTCGCAGCCATCGGCGAGTCCATGATGCTGGAAGACAACATCGAGGTCACACGCCTTGACGGCGAGCCGAACTTTCCCTCTCGCGGCCCGCGCCCCGGCGGCCGCCCGGATCACCGTGGTGGGGATCGCGGCGGCTACAAAGGCGGCCGTGATGGTGACCGTGGCGGCTACAAAGGCAAACGCGACGGTGATCGCGGTGGCTATCAGGGTGGCTACAAGGGCAAGCGCGACGATGATCGCGGTGGCTATCAGGGTGGCTACAAGGGCAAGCGCGATGAGGATCGTGGCGGCTATCAGGGCGGCTACAAGGGTAAGCGCGATGACGACCGTGGCGGCTATCAGGGCGGCTACAAGGGCAAGCGTGATGACGACCGCGGCGGTGACCGTGGCGGCTACAAGGGCAAGCGCGATGAGGATCGCGGTGGCTATCAGGGTGGCTACAAAGGCAAGCGCGATGACGACCGTGGTGGCGACAAACCCTACGGCGGCAAACCCAAATCCTTCGGTGACAAACCCAAAGCTTATGGCGACAAGCCCAAGGGCAAGGGCTTTGCCAAACCGGGCGGCAAGCCTGGCCCCAAGCCGGCGGCGCGTCCGAACATGGCCGATGCCAGCGTCTCGCTGCGCAAGAAGGGCGGCGGGCGCCCCC
- a CDS encoding DUF1489 family protein: MKSGDDSVDKPVNLVKLCVGAEAVEDLEGWQAARRAADPDFELRHVTRMWPKREAELLAGGSLYWVFKGMILARQRILRLDEVIGEDGIRRCGIVLDPDVVRTAAVPRRPFQGWRYLAPADSPPDLRARAAQEEALPPELSAALAEIGVL, translated from the coding sequence ATGAAATCTGGGGACGACTCTGTGGATAAACCTGTGAATCTTGTCAAACTCTGCGTCGGGGCCGAGGCGGTGGAGGATCTGGAGGGCTGGCAGGCGGCACGCCGGGCGGCGGATCCGGATTTCGAGCTGCGCCACGTGACGCGGATGTGGCCCAAGCGCGAGGCCGAGCTTCTGGCGGGTGGCTCGCTCTACTGGGTGTTCAAGGGCATGATTCTCGCTCGCCAGCGCATCCTGCGGCTGGATGAGGTGATCGGGGAGGACGGCATCCGCCGCTGCGGCATCGTGCTGGATCCGGACGTTGTGCGCACGGCCGCCGTGCCGCGCCGCCCGTTTCAGGGCTGGCGCTACCTCGCCCCCGCCGACAGCCCGCCCGACCTGCGCGCCCGCGCCGCACAGGAAGAGGCCCTGCCGCCGGAACTGAGCGCCGCGCTGGCCGAGATCGGCGTGCTTTAG
- the rpsD gene encoding 30S ribosomal protein S4: MTKRTSAKYKIDRRMGENIWGRPKSPVNRREYGPGQHGQRRKGKLSDFGIQLRAKQKLKGYYGDLTEKQFRRIYSDAERVKGDTGENLIGLLERRLDAVVYRAKFVPTVFAARQFVNHGHVLVNGKRVNIPSYRVQEGDVIEVREKSKQLAIVLEAAALAERDVPDYLEVDHSKMTATFVRTPGLSDVPYPVVMEPNLVIEYYAQN; encoded by the coding sequence GTGACCAAACGCACGTCTGCCAAGTACAAAATCGATCGCCGCATGGGCGAAAACATCTGGGGCCGTCCGAAATCCCCGGTGAACCGCCGCGAATACGGCCCCGGCCAGCACGGCCAGCGCCGCAAGGGCAAACTCTCCGATTTCGGCATCCAGCTGCGCGCCAAACAGAAGCTGAAAGGCTACTACGGCGATCTGACCGAGAAACAATTCCGCCGCATCTACAGCGATGCAGAGCGTGTGAAGGGTGACACCGGCGAGAACCTGATCGGCCTGCTCGAGCGCCGTCTGGACGCTGTTGTCTACCGCGCCAAATTCGTGCCGACTGTCTTCGCTGCCCGCCAGTTCGTGAACCACGGCCACGTGCTCGTGAACGGCAAGCGCGTGAACATCCCCTCCTACCGCGTGCAGGAAGGTGACGTGATCGAAGTCCGCGAGAAATCCAAGCAACTGGCCATCGTGCTGGAAGCCGCTGCCCTCGCAGAGCGTGACGTGCCCGACTACCTCGAAGTTGATCACTCCAAAATGACCGCCACTTTCGTGCGCACCCCCGGCCTGTCCGACGTGCCCTACCCGGTGGTGATGGAGCCCAACCTCGTCATCGAATACTACGCGCAGAACTAA
- a CDS encoding adenosylcobalamin-dependent ribonucleoside-diphosphate reductase gives MTRFAAPIAEQIWDMKYRLKAADGSPVDVTVEDSWRRIARSLAEVEAEPAAWEGKFYEALEDFKYLPAGRITAGAGTGRAVTLFNCFVMGTIPDSMGGIFDMLKEAALTMQQGGGIGYDFSTIRPRGADVKGVAADASGPLSFMDVWDAMCRTIMSAGSRRGAMMATMRCDHPDIQDFITAKQDPARLRMFNLSVLVTDAFMEAVKADGSWELVFDGKVYHTVQARDLWNKIMKGTYDYAEPGVIFIDRINQMNNLAYCEQIAATNPCGEQPLPPYGACLLGSVNMARLVKNPFEANAALDEAALDDLVRMAIRMMDNVVDASRFPLEAQAQEAQAKRRIGLGVTGLADALLMVGLRYGSEEAAAQTEAWMKQIARASYLASVELAKEKGPFPLFDAEAYLASGSLQHMDDDVREAIRTHGIRNALLTSIAPTGTISLYAGNVSSGIEPVFAYAYKRKVLQKDGSRTEEEVVDYAVQLWREKFGDTPLPDHFVNAQTLAPLDHVRMQAAAQKWIDSSISKTINCPEDISFEDFKDVYMEAWDTGCKGCTTYRPNDVTGSVLSVSEEKKEKDAPTVVASGDDEPQMPHGDVIYMSEPLDRPQALEGNTYKLKWPDSEHAIYLTINDIIINGHRRPFEVFINSKNMEHYAWTLALTRMISAVFRRGGDVSFVVEELKAVFDPRGGAWIQGKYIPSILAAIGGVIERHLITIGFIEGEGMGLKSDPKAEAVAVGEAPRGKACPSCGQYDMQMVEGCMTCRSCGHSKCG, from the coding sequence ATGACCCGCTTTGCCGCCCCCATCGCCGAACAGATCTGGGATATGAAATACCGTCTGAAAGCCGCTGACGGCAGCCCGGTCGATGTAACGGTGGAAGACAGCTGGCGCCGCATCGCCCGGTCGCTCGCCGAGGTGGAGGCCGAGCCGGCCGCATGGGAAGGCAAGTTCTACGAAGCGCTGGAGGATTTCAAATACCTCCCCGCAGGCCGCATCACCGCGGGCGCAGGCACGGGCCGCGCGGTGACACTGTTCAACTGCTTCGTCATGGGCACGATCCCCGACAGCATGGGCGGCATCTTCGACATGCTGAAGGAAGCCGCGCTCACCATGCAGCAGGGCGGCGGCATCGGCTATGATTTCTCCACCATCCGTCCGCGCGGCGCGGATGTGAAAGGCGTGGCCGCCGATGCCTCGGGGCCGCTCTCCTTCATGGACGTCTGGGACGCCATGTGCCGCACCATCATGAGCGCGGGCTCCCGCCGGGGCGCGATGATGGCCACCATGCGCTGCGATCACCCCGACATTCAGGATTTCATCACCGCCAAGCAGGATCCCGCGCGGCTTCGGATGTTCAACCTCTCGGTGCTGGTGACGGATGCCTTCATGGAGGCTGTGAAGGCCGATGGCAGCTGGGAGCTGGTGTTTGACGGCAAGGTCTACCACACGGTGCAGGCGCGCGATCTGTGGAACAAGATCATGAAAGGCACCTATGATTACGCCGAGCCCGGCGTGATCTTCATCGACCGCATCAACCAGATGAACAACCTCGCCTATTGCGAGCAGATCGCCGCCACCAACCCCTGCGGCGAGCAGCCCCTGCCCCCCTATGGCGCCTGCCTGCTGGGCTCGGTGAACATGGCCCGCCTCGTGAAGAACCCGTTCGAGGCGAATGCCGCGCTGGATGAGGCCGCGCTGGATGATCTGGTGCGTATGGCCATCCGCATGATGGACAACGTAGTGGATGCCTCCCGCTTCCCGCTGGAAGCCCAGGCGCAGGAAGCCCAGGCCAAGCGCCGCATCGGCCTAGGCGTGACGGGGCTTGCCGATGCGCTGCTGATGGTCGGCCTGCGCTATGGCTCCGAAGAGGCCGCCGCGCAGACCGAAGCCTGGATGAAGCAAATCGCACGGGCCTCTTATCTGGCCTCCGTGGAACTCGCGAAGGAGAAAGGCCCCTTCCCGCTGTTTGACGCCGAGGCCTACCTCGCCTCCGGTTCGCTCCAGCACATGGACGACGACGTGCGCGAGGCGATCCGCACCCACGGCATCCGCAACGCGCTGCTCACCTCCATTGCCCCCACCGGCACGATCAGCCTTTACGCCGGCAATGTCTCCTCCGGGATCGAGCCGGTGTTTGCCTATGCCTACAAGCGCAAGGTGCTGCAGAAGGATGGCTCGCGCACCGAGGAAGAAGTGGTGGATTACGCCGTGCAGCTCTGGCGCGAGAAATTCGGCGACACCCCGCTGCCCGATCACTTCGTAAACGCCCAGACGCTCGCCCCGCTTGATCACGTGCGAATGCAGGCGGCGGCGCAGAAATGGATCGATTCCTCGATCTCCAAGACAATCAACTGCCCCGAGGATATCTCCTTCGAGGATTTCAAAGACGTCTACATGGAAGCCTGGGATACCGGCTGCAAAGGCTGCACCACCTACCGCCCCAACGATGTGACGGGCTCGGTGCTGAGCGTCAGCGAAGAAAAGAAAGAAAAGGACGCCCCCACCGTTGTGGCTTCCGGCGATGACGAGCCGCAGATGCCCCACGGCGACGTGATCTACATGTCCGAGCCGCTGGACCGCCCGCAGGCACTGGAGGGCAACACCTACAAGCTGAAGTGGCCCGACAGCGAACACGCGATCTACCTGACGATCAACGACATCATCATCAACGGCCACCGCCGGCCCTTCGAGGTCTTCATCAACTCCAAGAACATGGAGCATTACGCCTGGACGCTGGCACTGACGCGGATGATCTCCGCGGTGTTCCGGCGTGGCGGCGATGTCTCCTTCGTGGTGGAAGAGCTGAAAGCGGTGTTCGATCCGCGCGGCGGGGCGTGGATCCAGGGCAAATACATTCCGTCCATCCTCGCAGCCATCGGCGGCGTGATCGAACGCCACCTGATCACCATCGGCTTCATCGAGGGCGAAGGCATGGGGCTGAAGAGCGATCCCAAGGCCGAGGCTGTTGCCGTGGGCGAAGCCCCGCGCGGCAAGGCCTGCCCCTCCTGCGGGCAATATGACATGCAGATGGTCGAGGGCTGCATGACCTGCCGCTCCTGCGGCCACAGCAAATGCGGCTAA